A region of Candidatus Obscuribacter sp. DNA encodes the following proteins:
- a CDS encoding ABC transporter permease, which produces MRNLINSRALTLLAPAFLLLAVMVLVPLVILFVYSLGSRDELGRVVLGLSGDNYLRFFSGPYLQSLGRSLVLSTLTTASCLVIGYVLVLWIVFSAKAKMRSLLVLLVVLPLWTSSLLRIYAWITILRPTGILANLLHNLSPDAVLPPLLYTPFAVWLGMVYNYLPYMVLPLYTSVERLDVKLLEASFDLGVSPIKSVFKVLIPLTGGGIIAGAVMVFVPSLGDYVTPDLLGGAKTMFIGNLIQNQFLTVRDWAFGSAASTLLIILVSFAVYIYLRYASKEAVG; this is translated from the coding sequence TTGAGGAATCTCATTAATTCACGAGCTTTGACCCTTCTGGCACCAGCATTTTTGCTGTTAGCAGTGATGGTACTGGTCCCTCTTGTGATCCTTTTTGTTTATAGTTTGGGCTCAAGAGATGAGCTTGGACGTGTTGTGCTGGGGTTGTCTGGCGACAACTATCTGAGATTTTTTAGCGGACCCTATCTCCAATCTCTGGGTCGGTCTCTTGTCTTGAGCACACTTACCACTGCTTCTTGTCTGGTAATTGGCTATGTGCTCGTCCTCTGGATTGTCTTTAGCGCTAAAGCCAAGATGCGCAGTTTGCTTGTGTTGCTTGTGGTCTTACCACTCTGGACGTCATCGCTGTTGCGTATCTATGCCTGGATTACCATATTGAGGCCAACTGGCATCCTGGCTAATTTATTGCACAATCTATCTCCTGATGCAGTGTTGCCGCCTTTGCTCTATACACCTTTTGCTGTATGGCTGGGTATGGTCTACAACTACTTGCCCTATATGGTCTTGCCGCTTTATACCTCGGTTGAGCGGCTCGATGTCAAGCTCCTGGAGGCATCTTTTGATCTCGGTGTCAGTCCTATTAAGTCAGTTTTTAAAGTGCTGATACCACTCACTGGTGGCGGTATCATTGCTGGTGCAGTAATGGTTTTTGTGCCTTCTCTGGGGGACTATGTCACTCCCGATCTTTTAGGTGGGGCTAAGACTATGTTTATTGGCAATCTCATCCAAAACCAATTTTTAACTGTGCGCGATTGGGCCTTTGGCTCTGCTGCCTCTACACTTTTGATTATCCTGGTCTCTTTTGCCGTCTATATCTATTTGCGTTATGCCTCAAAGGAAGCAGTGGGATGA
- a CDS encoding ABC transporter permease — translation MISKLKLGQTLFLFLLTLALTSYLARQLQLMPPQALMTDLISPNLPPFSQGHLFGTDNLGRDLASMLWTGALGTMAVALTAALSAAFFGYLFGAVSALIGGIVDNFLMRLVDALLSIPSIILLLTISALITAPEFTKLLPDLLLRALSVSSYSDGLLPFFSVVAAIAATGWLESARVARALVLKLKEEDYFVAAQSLGAGSWHLLRQHILPALVGIALLEATLLTADAIIMESGLSFLGLGLGASTPSWGSMLRDAQPGLLAGNFWAALLPGLLISTAVIAIHLLCEGYMDTVSHGIRTRAR, via the coding sequence ATGATAAGCAAACTAAAACTGGGACAGACACTGTTTTTGTTTTTGTTGACTCTGGCTTTGACCAGCTATTTAGCACGCCAGCTGCAACTAATGCCACCACAGGCATTAATGACCGATTTGATCTCACCCAATTTGCCACCATTTAGTCAGGGCCATCTATTTGGCACTGACAACCTCGGACGGGATCTCGCCTCCATGCTCTGGACAGGAGCCCTGGGCACAATGGCTGTGGCCCTTACGGCAGCCCTATCAGCGGCATTTTTTGGCTATTTGTTTGGCGCTGTAAGTGCGCTCATTGGCGGAATTGTAGATAATTTTTTGATGAGGCTTGTGGATGCACTTTTATCTATCCCTTCAATCATTCTGCTATTGACCATTAGTGCTTTGATTACAGCACCCGAATTCACCAAACTCCTGCCTGATTTGCTCCTGAGAGCGCTCAGTGTCAGCTCCTACAGCGATGGTCTTTTGCCATTTTTTAGTGTGGTAGCAGCCATTGCCGCCACTGGATGGCTGGAGAGTGCCAGAGTGGCGCGGGCGCTGGTCTTAAAGCTCAAAGAAGAAGATTATTTTGTTGCTGCTCAAAGCCTGGGAGCTGGCTCCTGGCACCTTTTGAGACAACACATCTTACCGGCTCTTGTGGGTATCGCCCTTCTGGAGGCGACCTTACTGACTGCTGACGCCATCATCATGGAATCCGGTCTGAGCTTCCTCGGGCTTGGTCTCGGGGCGAGCACGCCAAGCTGGGGCTCGATGTTAAGAGACGCTCAGCCAGGACTATTAGCCGGTAACTTTTGGGCTGCACTTTTGCCAGGACTGTTGATTTCTACAGCTGTTATAGCTATCCATCTATTGTGTGAAGGTTACATGGACACAGTAAGTCACGGTATCAGGACCAGAGCAAGGTAA